Proteins co-encoded in one Ictalurus punctatus breed USDA103 chromosome 18, Coco_2.0, whole genome shotgun sequence genomic window:
- the clic3 gene encoding chloride intracellular channel protein 3 (The RefSeq protein has 1 substitution compared to this genomic sequence) yields the protein MAEAPKIELFIKASDDGEGVGNCPFCQRLFMILWLKGVNFTLTTVDMKRAPEVLKDLAPGSQPPFLLYNGEVRTDTNKIEEFLEETLAPPQFPKLCCRYKESNSAGDDIFHKFSAYIKNPNPGLNDMLEKKFLKSLMKLDQYLLTPLPYELDKNPNVTQSTRSYLDGDSLTLADCNLLPKLHIVKIVCRKYRDFGIPAALTGLTKYLEKSYQRDEFRYTCPNDAEILLAYHSVAKYLNK from the exons ATGGCGGAGGCACCAAAGATTGAGCTCTTCATCAAG gcaagtgatgatggtgaaggaGTTGGCAACTGTCCATTCTGTCAGCGGCTCTTCATGATTCTCTGGCTTAAGGGGGTTAATTTCACCCTCACCACAGTGGACATGAAGAG aGCTCCAGAGGTTCTGAAGGACCTTGCTCCAGGCTCTCAGCCCCCATTCCTCCTTTATAATGGAGAGGTACGCACTGACACTAACAAGATTGAGGAGTTTCTGGAAGAGACTTTGGCACCTCCACA ATTTTCCAAACTGTGCTGTCGCTATAAGGAGTCTAACAGTGCTGGCGATGATATCTTCCACAAGTTCTCTGCTTACATtaaaaaccccaaccctggactTAATGACA TGCTGGAAAAGAAATTTCTGAAGAGTCTGATGAAGCTGGATCAATACTTGCTCACCCCTCTTCCATACGAGTTGGATAAGAACCCGAATGTAACTCAGTCCACCCGAAGCTACCTGGATGGAGACTCCCTCACTCTCGCTGACTGCAACCTTCTCCCCAAGCTACATATTGTCAAG ATTGTGTGTAGGAAATATCGTGATTTTGGGATCCCTGCAGCCCTCACTGGTCTGACTAAGTACCTGGAGAAATCCTACCAGCGGGACGAGTTCCGCTACACGTGCCCCAATGACGCAGAGATCCTGCTCGCCTACCATTCTGTGGCCAAATATCTCAACAAGTAG